A region of Saccopteryx leptura isolate mSacLep1 chromosome X, mSacLep1_pri_phased_curated, whole genome shotgun sequence DNA encodes the following proteins:
- the GSPT2 gene encoding eukaryotic peptide chain release factor GTP-binding subunit ERF3B isoform X1, with protein MMDAGSSSSDSAPDCWDQVDMEALCSAPSGDRPSLTVTETQREHLSSAFSRQLNVNAKPFVPNVHAAEFVPSFLRGRAQPQTPPAGTTSIPDSCTGAGNPQGKRLGLGAPVEHSKEEQIALPEGSNSAATMELSEPVVENGEVEMVLEESWEHSKEVSEAEPGGSSLGDSGPPEEGGQEMMEKEETRKSKFVVLPSGAPKKEHVNVVFIGHVDAGKSTIGGQIMFLTGMVDKRTLEKYEREAKEKNRETWYLSWALDTNQEERDKGKTVEVGRAYFETEKKHFTILDAPGHKSFVPNMIGGASQADLAVLVISARKGEFETGFEKGGQTREHAMLAKTAGVKYLIVLINKMDDPTVNWSSERYEECKEKLVPFLKKVGFSPKKDIHFMPCSGLTGANIKEQSDFCPWYTGLPFIPYLDNMPNFNRSIDGPIRLPIVDKYKDMGTVVLGKLESGSIFKGQQLVMMPNKHNVEVLGILSDDAETDYVAPGENLKIRLKGIEEEEILPGFILCDPNNLCHSGRTFDVQIVIIEHKSIICPGYNAVLHIHTCIEEVEITALISLIDKKSGEKSKTRPRFVKQDQVCIARLRTAGTICLETFKDFPQMGRFTLRDEGKTIAIGKVLKLVPEKD; from the coding sequence ATGATGGATGCGGGTAGCAGCAGCAGCGACTCGGCGCCCGACTGCTGGGACCAGGTGGACATGGAAGCCCTGTGTTCAGCCCCAAGCGGAGACCGACCCTCTTTGACGGTCACCGAGACCCAGCGTGAGCACCTCAGCTCGGCCTTCAGCCGTCAGCTCAACGTCAACGCCAAACCTTTCGTGCCTAACGTGCACGCCGCGGAGTTCGTGCCGTCCTTCCTGCGGGGCCGGGCCCAGCCGCAGACCCCGCCGGCCGGCACCACCAGCATCCCGGATAGCTGCACCGGCGCGGGCAACCCACAAGGTAAAAGGCTGGGACTGGGGGCACCTGTGGAACATtccaaagaggaacagatagcGTTGCCTGAAGGTTCCAATTCAGCCGCTACCATGGAACTTTCAGAACCTGTTGTAGAAAACGGAGAGGTGGAGATGGTTCTGGAGGAGTCGTGGGAGCACAGTAAAGAAGTAAGTGAAGCCGAGCCAGGGGGTAGTTCATTGGGAGATTCAGGGCCCCCAGAAGAAGGTGGCCAGGAAATGATGGAGAAAGAGGAAACGAGAAAATCTAAATTTGTGGTCCTGCCCTCAGGTGCTCCTAAAAAAGAACATGTAAATGTGGTATTCATTGGGCATGTAGATGCTGGCAAGTCAACCATTGGAGGACAGATAATGTTTTTGACAGGAATGGTTGACAAAAGAACACTTGAGAAATATGAAAgagaagctaaagaaaaaaatagagaaacttGGTATTTGTCATGGGCCTTAGATACAAATCAGGAAGAACGAGACAAGGGTAAAACAGTAGAAGTGGGTCGTGCCtattttgaaacagaaaaaaaacatttcacaatTTTAGATGCCCCTGGCCACAAGAGTTTTGTCCCAAATATGATTGGTGGTGCTTCTCAAGCTGATTTGGCTGTACTGGTCATTTCTGCCAGGAAAGGAGAGTTTGAAACTGGCTTTGAAAAAGGTGGACAGACAAGAGAACATGCTATGTTGGCAAAAACAGCAGgggtaaaatatttaatagtacTGATTAATAAGATGGACGATCCCACAGTAAATTGGAGCAGCGAGAGATACgaagaatgtaaagaaaaactGGTGCCCTTTTTGAAAAAGGTCGGCTTCAGTCCCAAAAAGGACATTCACTTTATGCCCTGCTCAGGGCTAACTGGGGCAAATATTAAAGAGCAATCAGATTTCTGCCCTTGGTACACTGGATTACCATTTATTCCGTATTTGGATAACATGCCAAACTTCAACAGATCAATTGATGGACCAATTAGACTGCCAATTGTGGATAAGTACAAGGATATGGGCACTGTGGTCCTGGGAAAGCTGGAATCAGGGTCCATTTTTAAAGGACAGCAGCTTGTGATGATGCCAAATAAGCACAATGTGGAAGTTCTTGGAATACTTTCTGATGATGCTGAAACTGATTATGTAGCTCCAGGTGAAAACCTTAAAATCAGACTGAAGggaattgaagaagaagaaattcttcCAGGATTCATTCTTTGTGACCCTAATAATCTTTGCCATTCTGGACGCACGTTTGATGTTCAGATAGTGATTATTGAGCACAAATCTATCATTTGCCCAGGTTACAATGCTGTGCTGCACATTCATACTTGTATTGAGGAAGTTGAGATAACAGCCTTAATCTCCTTGATAGACAAAAAATCTGGAGAAAAAAGTAAGACACGACCCCGCTTCGTGAAACAAGATCAAGTGTGCATTGCCCGTTTAAGGACAGCAGGAACTATCTGCCTTGAGACATTCAAAGATTTTCCTCAGATGGGTCGTTTTACTTTAAGAGATGAGGGTAAAACCATTGCAATTGGAAAAGTTCTGAAACTGGTCCCAGAGAAGGACTGA
- the GSPT2 gene encoding eukaryotic peptide chain release factor GTP-binding subunit ERF3B isoform X2, with product MMDAGSSSSDSAPDCWDQVDMEALCSAPSGDRPSLTVTETQREHLSSAFSRQLNVNAKPFVPNVHAAEFVPSFLRGRAQPQTPPAGTTSIPDSCTGAGNPQEPVVENGEVEMVLEESWEHSKEVSEAEPGGSSLGDSGPPEEGGQEMMEKEETRKSKFVVLPSGAPKKEHVNVVFIGHVDAGKSTIGGQIMFLTGMVDKRTLEKYEREAKEKNRETWYLSWALDTNQEERDKGKTVEVGRAYFETEKKHFTILDAPGHKSFVPNMIGGASQADLAVLVISARKGEFETGFEKGGQTREHAMLAKTAGVKYLIVLINKMDDPTVNWSSERYEECKEKLVPFLKKVGFSPKKDIHFMPCSGLTGANIKEQSDFCPWYTGLPFIPYLDNMPNFNRSIDGPIRLPIVDKYKDMGTVVLGKLESGSIFKGQQLVMMPNKHNVEVLGILSDDAETDYVAPGENLKIRLKGIEEEEILPGFILCDPNNLCHSGRTFDVQIVIIEHKSIICPGYNAVLHIHTCIEEVEITALISLIDKKSGEKSKTRPRFVKQDQVCIARLRTAGTICLETFKDFPQMGRFTLRDEGKTIAIGKVLKLVPEKD from the exons ATGATGGATGCGGGTAGCAGCAGCAGCGACTCGGCGCCCGACTGCTGGGACCAGGTGGACATGGAAGCCCTGTGTTCAGCCCCAAGCGGAGACCGACCCTCTTTGACGGTCACCGAGACCCAGCGTGAGCACCTCAGCTCGGCCTTCAGCCGTCAGCTCAACGTCAACGCCAAACCTTTCGTGCCTAACGTGCACGCCGCGGAGTTCGTGCCGTCCTTCCTGCGGGGCCGGGCCCAGCCGCAGACCCCGCCGGCCGGCACCACCAGCATCCCGGATAGCTGCACCGGCGCGGGCAACCCACAAG AACCTGTTGTAGAAAACGGAGAGGTGGAGATGGTTCTGGAGGAGTCGTGGGAGCACAGTAAAGAAGTAAGTGAAGCCGAGCCAGGGGGTAGTTCATTGGGAGATTCAGGGCCCCCAGAAGAAGGTGGCCAGGAAATGATGGAGAAAGAGGAAACGAGAAAATCTAAATTTGTGGTCCTGCCCTCAGGTGCTCCTAAAAAAGAACATGTAAATGTGGTATTCATTGGGCATGTAGATGCTGGCAAGTCAACCATTGGAGGACAGATAATGTTTTTGACAGGAATGGTTGACAAAAGAACACTTGAGAAATATGAAAgagaagctaaagaaaaaaatagagaaacttGGTATTTGTCATGGGCCTTAGATACAAATCAGGAAGAACGAGACAAGGGTAAAACAGTAGAAGTGGGTCGTGCCtattttgaaacagaaaaaaaacatttcacaatTTTAGATGCCCCTGGCCACAAGAGTTTTGTCCCAAATATGATTGGTGGTGCTTCTCAAGCTGATTTGGCTGTACTGGTCATTTCTGCCAGGAAAGGAGAGTTTGAAACTGGCTTTGAAAAAGGTGGACAGACAAGAGAACATGCTATGTTGGCAAAAACAGCAGgggtaaaatatttaatagtacTGATTAATAAGATGGACGATCCCACAGTAAATTGGAGCAGCGAGAGATACgaagaatgtaaagaaaaactGGTGCCCTTTTTGAAAAAGGTCGGCTTCAGTCCCAAAAAGGACATTCACTTTATGCCCTGCTCAGGGCTAACTGGGGCAAATATTAAAGAGCAATCAGATTTCTGCCCTTGGTACACTGGATTACCATTTATTCCGTATTTGGATAACATGCCAAACTTCAACAGATCAATTGATGGACCAATTAGACTGCCAATTGTGGATAAGTACAAGGATATGGGCACTGTGGTCCTGGGAAAGCTGGAATCAGGGTCCATTTTTAAAGGACAGCAGCTTGTGATGATGCCAAATAAGCACAATGTGGAAGTTCTTGGAATACTTTCTGATGATGCTGAAACTGATTATGTAGCTCCAGGTGAAAACCTTAAAATCAGACTGAAGggaattgaagaagaagaaattcttcCAGGATTCATTCTTTGTGACCCTAATAATCTTTGCCATTCTGGACGCACGTTTGATGTTCAGATAGTGATTATTGAGCACAAATCTATCATTTGCCCAGGTTACAATGCTGTGCTGCACATTCATACTTGTATTGAGGAAGTTGAGATAACAGCCTTAATCTCCTTGATAGACAAAAAATCTGGAGAAAAAAGTAAGACACGACCCCGCTTCGTGAAACAAGATCAAGTGTGCATTGCCCGTTTAAGGACAGCAGGAACTATCTGCCTTGAGACATTCAAAGATTTTCCTCAGATGGGTCGTTTTACTTTAAGAGATGAGGGTAAAACCATTGCAATTGGAAAAGTTCTGAAACTGGTCCCAGAGAAGGACTGA